TATATTGCACAACTATCTTGTATTAAGATAGTAAATGATAATTCAATTGTAATTAATCCTCGTTAAATTTCAATTGTTATATTTGTTGTATTTTACTTTAATTTTTTTTAAATTTTGTATTGTGATCAAATTTTATTATATTTTCATTTATAATTAACACAAATGATAATGGTTTTTATAATGAAAAATTTTATGCATTAAGTGTTCTTTTTTACACTTGAAGTGTATGTCTTATCATAAATTATAATGAAAAGTTATGAGGCATATTTAGATAAAATTTAGTATAAATCCAATTTTTTTTTATAATTATTACACCTATTTCTGAAATTCAATCCAAAATAAAGATATATGAAAATTAATAGATTCTAAAAAAAATATTTTATTATCTTTGAAAGGTTTCTTTAATCTTAGCATCCATATCGTCAGAGTAATGGAGAGTTTTGGCTTCTGGTGTTTTAGGATCAATTGAAGACCCCCATCCAAGACTAACTGGTCCATGGTGGCTCAATATCATGTGAATAATTTGATTTGAAAGTTCTTTGGGTGTATCTAGTTTTTCCATTTTTTCTTTAACCATTTCACAAGAAATATATGTATGATCAAGTAGTTCTCCTTCTTCCGAAATACTAATAGGCCCATTTCCATAGGTATAAGTTGTTATCTTTCCAATATCATGTAATAACACACCACAGAATAGTAAATCTTGATTGAGATCAGGAAATATCTCACATGCTGTTCTGCTTATCTTGAGAACTTCAACTGTATGATCTAAAAGGCCACCCACATAATTATGATGGTGTACAATAGCTGCAGGTGCTTTATAGAAGAGTTCTGTGAAATTTTTGTCGCAGAAAAAGGATTTTAAAAGATTTTTTAGGTGAGGATCTTTCATATCTTTTATAATTCTCCTGATCTCACCAACTAAATCATCTGTATTGTTTTCGGATGCCATTACAAAATCTTCAAGTTGATATTCATCATCATCTAATTCCGTTAACACATTTATAACCATGTTGAACTTTCCAGAATCACTTGGAAATTCACTAATTCTCCCTATTATTTTACAAACACTGCCCAGTTTTATTGAGGCATGAACCGAGTCAACTTCTATAGGATGGGGAAACA
This sequence is a window from Methanobacterium sp. SMA-27. Protein-coding genes within it:
- a CDS encoding 3'-5' exoribonuclease YhaM family protein, coding for MSKKEEDFVENLNLSRDISSEFAIAEKIIRTSAKGRKYIDITLVDRTGQMDGRMFPHPIEVDSVHASIKLGSVCKIIGRISEFPSDSGKFNMVINVLTELDDDEYQLEDFVMASENNTDDLVGEIRRIIKDMKDPHLKNLLKSFFCDKNFTELFYKAPAAIVHHHNYVGGLLDHTVEVLKISRTACEIFPDLNQDLLFCGVLLHDIGKITTYTYGNGPISISEEGELLDHTYISCEMVKEKMEKLDTPKELSNQIIHMILSHHGPVSLGWGSSIDPKTPEAKTLHYSDDMDAKIKETFQR